TGCAAGAGAACGCTATAGAGTGTGAAATCTGCGCCGCTCGGTATATCAACAACGATATTAAAAACAGGTAGCGACCGCGCTTTTGTTTGAATTTTTTCAACCTGACTTGCCGACAATTCGAACTGCAAAGTTGTTCTATCGGTAACCGTTTGCTTTCTCACAAAGTCAGCAACCGCAGTTTCATTTACCGCATCTCTTGCAATTAAATAAACTCTTGGAAGCACCAACCTCTTTGATAAGTTTGTTGGTTCAACATCAATTGAAAGAACGTGCTGTACAGTGTTTAACGCAATTCTATCGAAAGGTAAAAGGATGCGAGCGTAACCTTCTAAATTCTGGCTTGCTCTTACCCGTAACCCAAACTTACTTGTAAGCGTTTCCTGAAGTGGGTCTTTTTGCGAGTTATCAGAAACAGCAGCTACAGCAATTTTTTCTTTATTGGTTTTGCTGAACTCCAGAAACCAGTTATCTGCAAGCTCTTGTACTCTGTTAAGTTTCTCGAATCGAATTCCTTTTTCCCAAGACGATAAATCGCCGTTGGCAATTAAGTTTTTACCAGATTCAATTTCTTCACTATAACTATCTACGGTAACATCAGCGCGTTCTGGCAACTGAATATTGACGGCATCCTCAGCTAGGTATGCAAATGCAAAATCTACAAAACGCCTACCATAATGTTTCGTGCATATTTTTAGTTCGGCTGCTCCCTCGCGTAAATCGCTAATAAACTCTGAAGGAATACTTGAAACGTGGTGACGCCACTCATTAGTAAGAGTGAAAATATCATCGTAAATAATCGAACGGGAATCCTTCGAGACAATTCTTATGTGAAGGTTTGTTTCTTGAGATGCTTTTGCAACTAATGCTAGCTGTAGCGGATTTAAAACGTCTGAGAATTCAACTTCTGGTGTTAGTTCAACCTGAGAACGGGTGTTATGAGTATCAGCGAAAGACAATCGCGTATAGTAGCCATCTGAAAACTTCAAACTTTTAGGCGAAATAAAGCTATTGAACGTTGCGCCAATTCTATGGTAAAAATTGAGTTTCCAATGCTTTATTTGATTTAAAGACGATATTGAAAACGTTGGGTTAGCAATCAAATTTTTGATGGAGGGCAGAACCAAGGGCTGTTCAACTAAAACATTGCCATTATTTTCTATTGAGAGAACTACTTCGTCTTGGTACTCAAGCAGTATGTTCCTTACATCGATACTAAAGCCACAGTCAGTATCTGTTATCCCCGCATCGACCACATCTTGTCTTCGATGGAAGGTATCAATTTTTGCCTTTTTTTCGCCATTAACGCAAAGGAACGTATCAGTCCCACTTTCTGCTACCAACCACCCGCTTACCACCCCTCGACTTGCGACATCTATACTAGCTTGTCCGAGCATACGTGTTTCCTTTTTTAAACAATCACGATTTTAAAATACTTTTAGCCAATATAACAAAGAATAGACCTTACGGTAAAAGCAATAAGCCATAATCTTTTATTAATCTAGTTTTAATTACTTGTAAAAATTCCTGAATATTGAAGTAGCGTTTGGGCCTCCCCTTCTACCACGATACCCAACTGAAAAAGCGGCCTAGTTGTTCGATAGCCTGTAGCTGGAATGCTTAAAGGTAAGCGTCCGATAATTCCACCTAGCGCTTAGCAAACTGCCATGGTAGCAGTTGCTCGATGTCGACGTCGGGCTTGCTGAGTTCATCAAGGCAAGTCATCACATACTCGAATACGTTCAGGTCGTTGGCTTTAGCCGTTTCGATGATGCTGTAGAGAACAGCGCTGGCGTTGGCGCCCGTGGCCGTTTGGCTAAACAGCCAGTTTTTTCTACCTATGACGAACGGCTTTATCCCGCGCTCAGCGCGATTATTATCGATACTCAATAACCCGCCGAGTGTATAGCGTTCCAGCTTTTTCCATTGGTTTAAGCAGTATTGTATCGCTTCGCCCAACTTGGTTTTGGGTAACACTTGTTGAGCCGATTTCATTAGCCACATATGAAGCTGGCTCAGTAACGGCACACTTTTTTCTTGTCTTGTAATATATCGCACCTCTACCGTTTTATCTTTTAGCTGGGTTTCTAGGCGGTAGAGTTTTTGGATGTGATTGAGTGCCCAATCCGCTTTGCCACTGCCTTTCTTACCTGCGCCTTTTTTGGCTTCCATGAACTTACGGCGTGCATGTGCCCAGCAACCAATGAGTATGGCTTGCGTTTGCTCGTAGCCTTGATAGCCATCCACTTGTAAGTAGCCGCTGTAACCTTTAAGGAAGTCTACGGCGCATTGCCCAGCGCGACTATTGTGATAGTCGTACAGCACGATATTAGGTATCTCTGTCCCCGAGATATTACCGGTAGGTGAGTCAGCGCCACTGGCGTACAACCACATGTAGCTATTCACTTTCTCAGATTCAACGACCTTCAGCGTGGTTTCATCCGCCGCGATAACCGGTTGTTTCAGGATATGTTGATGGAGCTGGTCATAAAGCGGTTTAAATAGCTCAGCGCAGCGGATTATCCAGTCAGCCATGGTTTTACGACTTAATTCGATACCATGCTGTTTGAACATAGACTCTTGTCGATACAGCGGTAACCCATACTGATATTTGCTGGTAATGATTTGGCTTAATAAACTTGGGGTCGCATAACCTTTAGGGATAACGCTGTGAGGTACAGGCGCTTGTTTTACTGTGTTGCTAATACCGTCTTTCTCACAGGTACGACACGCATATTTAGGGCGAACATGCTCAATCACTTTGACCTGAGCAGGAATAAACTGAAGCTTTTCTGACTTATCTTCACCAATGCGATGTAGCTCACCTGCACAACAGCCACAGACTTTTTCTTCGTCGCTAATATCGTGAACGATAACCTCACGAGGTAGGCCTTTGGGTAACGGTTTACGTGTGGGCTTTTTACGCGTGTAGCTTATGGCTTCTTCTTGCGTATCTGATTCAACAGCAAGCGCTTCCGCTTCATTAAACAACTCACCTTGCCCAGGATGACCTTCGGCGCTTTGACCGAACTGTTTATGCTGGGAAATACGAAACTGCTCCTCAAGATATTGATAGCGAGACATCACCTGCGACAACACCTTTTTCAATGTTGCTGGGTCATCAGGTAAGCTTTCGATATCAATATTCATGGTCTTATTATAATGTAATAATGCATTGATTTACCGACATTATTAAGACGATTTCGTGATCGTTAATCGCTACTTATGATCACAGGTTATAAGCCGGATGCATTGTAGTGCAACGGCTGATGGCCTATTACATCGTAGCCTGATAACAGCCACTGTAACTGCTGTTCACTTACATTCAGATGCTGTAAGTTAGCATCGACAGGCCACTTGAACCGATGCTTCTCGAGACGTTTGTACCAAAGCGCAAAGCCCGTTTTATCCCAATAGAGTATTTTGAGCTTATCGCGCTTTTTATTGCAAAACACAAACAGCGCATCACGAAAGGCATTGAGCTCCATGTTCTGTTCGACCACTACAATCAAGTCATTAATCGATTTACGAAAGTCGACGATATCCATGTATAAATAAACGTCGGCAGGCTCAACAAACATCTTCATTCAGCTAGTGCCTTCATCACGGTAGCAAGCCAGTGAGGGCTAACATTCGTTGGCACGCTAAGATGAGCGCTCCCAAGTTGCAGAAGAAGTTCGCCACCGGTCTCATCGGTGTGTGACTCAACCTTTGTTACTTCACGTTTGACGTGAACGAACTTGCTGTGAGTACGCTGAAGACGAATATCACGTCGCCTGGTGTAGTAGGTTTGGACATTAATCTGTTGCTGGCGGCAAAACGCCACCGCTGTGAGTCCACTTTGTTTTTGTTGCTCAAATAAATTGAGCCAGTCTTCTACTTCTCTTCGTTGATGATGCGCCATGGTCATTCTCCTTAACAAAGAGAGCACCATGACGTAGAAAACCTATGAATTGAATGTGGGGATTACCGGACGGACACAGTCCACTTTGTTTTTGTTGCTCAAATAAATTGAGCCAGTCTTCTACTTCTCTTCGTTGATGATGCGCCATGGTCATTCTCCTTAACAAAGAGAGCACCATGACGTAGAAAACCTATGAATTGAATGTGGGGATTACCGGACGGACACGATTGGAAAACCGAACATCAATATACAGTAAGCTATTAGTTTATTTAGAAATAGATGGTTAGAACAATGTATTTACAGGTATAGAAGAATGCGCAATGTTATTTTTTTTTATACTTAACGCTATTTATTTTTCCAGCTTACTATATCGTAGTAAGGCAATTTAAGCGCATAAAAATATGGTGTAACTCACTGTTACACCATATCTTTTACTCGCTGTAATTCTCAAATTATTAATTAATGTAAATCGCTCAATACTTCTAGTTTATGTTGGCCATACAGGTTCTCACCATAAACAATTATATCGTTATAGCCATTGCCAGTAATATCTGGAACTACCGTTAATGTTGGTCTTTTTAACCAGTCTGAGCCTAAATTAAATGTCGAAACCTTCACGTTAAATAAGTTTTTAATACTCAGTTCAAACGTTCCGCTAGCTGTCTGACCTAAAAGGCCTATGTCAACAACTTCGTCACCATCAAAGTCTTCTATAGCGACAAAGCGACCTCCGGTTACATTGTTGGGCCAACCGATGCTAAACATGGTGTCATTTCTATCCGTGCCATTTTTTACAATGATTTGATATCTGTTAGAGCTTTCCCTTAGGCCGCCCACTGCAATTTCACTAATTGAATCGGCATTCACGTCAGGCACGATCACTGGTTCATGGGAAACGAAATCATTGGGCCAGCTGTAGATTCCTAAAGTGCCCACTCTACTCACACCACTTTTTGTAAATAGCTGAACTTGACCTGTATCAGTACGTCGACCATAAAGGGCTACGTCATTTTCTCCATCAAAGTCTATGTCTTCTAACGTTACCCATTCATCATCCTCCCAGTTATCACCGAAATTGTAAGCTGGCATTTTATTTGTTGAATCTGTACCACTTATAACTTTCACCTGTATTTTATTGTTGGTTTTTAGCCTTCCAAGCATTCCTACTTCAGGTACTTCATCACCGTTCATATCACTTAATTGCAAATACTTTGCATTGTTCATAAGAGCAGGGAAGGAATATTTATGTAGTGCTTGGCTAGACACGCCATCTCTTATCAGCAGCTGAGGCCTGTCCCCAATATAGAACAACCCTTGCATCCCAACTTCAACAACCCCATCGTCATTCAAATCTGCTAGCGGGGTAAAATGTACTTGAGTCCAATTACCTGCCCAAGAATAATTTTGCACCGTTGCACCGGTTTTCACATCTTTAACCATAAGTTTCGAGCGCAATCCGGCATTGGTGTTTGCATCTTCAATAACCCCAAACAACCCTATTTCAGACGCCCCATTGTTATTCATATCGGCAAATTTATGAACGGTAAATTGGCTAAAGTTATTCGGATATTTAAGTAGTTTTATTTCAGCTTGAGTTACACCATTTATAATACTAGTTGTAACATCGCCGTTGATGGCTTCATAGGTTACAGCCAACTCATCAACGCCATCACCAGAAGTGTCAGATACCGAAGTTACATGATGTATAGTGCTTAGCAGTGTTAAATTCTCATTCCCGTCTAGAATGCCATTGCCATTACTATCTGGGTTATGAGGATCGAACCCTATCAACAACTCATAGTTATCACCCATACCATCGTTATCACTATCTTGGTACTCGGTAGCATCTAACGGAAACGCATCTTGTGAATCAACAACGCCGTCACCATCGTCATCTATATCACAAGCATCACCTAACCCGTCGTTATCATAATCTTCTTGAAGTGGATTGCTCATAAGTGGGCAGTTATCATATTGACCAACAATACCATCGCCATCTGAGTCTGAAGATGCACCTAGTTGATAACCAAGAAAGTTAAGCTTTCCATAGTAGGATTCATCGTACTTATCATAGATAAAACTAAGGTTTGTTGACGCAGTACTTCTTTGCAATTCAGCGATGGCTTCTTCACCCCACCAATTAAATCGAGCATCAATGTTACTTGTACTTTGATTTTCCACACCGTAGCCCGCATTATCTGCGATATCATTGTATTGAATGACTGGTTCAGCATTATTTAACAGTAAAATGCCGCTATCTTTGTTACCTGAAATAGTGTTATTCGTAATAGAAAAAGTGCCATTTCCTTCATCACCATCGAAGGAATTGACCAACCCTATACCGTTATTAACTATGACATTATTTTCCAGTACTGGACGAACATGACCACTTAAGCGAATTCCTTCTCCAAGGTTATTTTTTACACTATTTTCGGTGATGGAGGGTGTTACATCCTCATAGGCGAAGAATGATAACCCATACCCTTCGTAATACAGGTCATCATACCCATAATCAAACACACTACCGAAACCACTAATGTGATTATTAGTAATACTAGGATTTTTCGCTAGAGAGGTATAAGTGGACACACGCAGTCCATTCGACCCTGTCCCAGATATATAGTTTCCATCTATAGCTATTTCACCAAATTCTTCGGAACCGTATCCCATTTCTAGAATAATGCCCCCACCGTTTTGCATAATATTGTTTCTAAAAGTGAAGTCTTCGGTCACACTATCGAAGTAAATATTCTTCTGACCAGTCATTACATTGTTATTAAAAGTTACACTTTGCAAATACCTTAAGCTAGTCTGACCTACATTGTTTACAGTGTTGTTTTCAAACACCAATGTTGTGGATTCTAAATAACCTGACATGAAATCGCTTGATATATTACTAAACTCGGAATCACTAATTTCTACGACACACTCGCAGTAGCCTGGTAGTTCCATTCCAACCCGTGTATTAACTATCTCACTATTCGTTATGATAAAAGAAGAGTTCGGCGAGTAGTTATCTGAACGAACACCAATATAGCTGTTATATAATTTGGTATGATCCATCTTAAACCTAGACGACATTTCTAGGAATATTCCTCCCCACTCACTACTTCTGCCCCTATCTCTTATCGAACGTAATACAACAGGTTCGTCTTCACTGCCGAGTAGGTCAAGGTTTCCCTTTACAATTAACTCACTTCTATTTCTATAATTTCCACTAATTTGGTCATCATAATATGGTACAAATAGGATTTCAGTCCCAGGTTCCAGTGTAAGCAAGGTACCTGAATCAGTGCTTATATCACCCAATACCAAATACGGGCTACCGTAAGCGTTCCAATTAGTGTCCTCATGTAACGTTTGACCACTAAGTACAGTAGTCGCGCGGTATGCTTCAGATTTAACATAAGAGAACAATCCCCAATCATCAGCCTCATCTTCGTAAATAGCGCGTAATCTATCGCCTTTATTTACGTTTAAAATACCATCTGCATTCACTGCGTCTCCATCGGAGTTAACAAAAACCTCGGAAGTGAAAACGCCGCTATTAGCTTGTGTTTCAGTAAGCTCAATTTGCTCACCGGTCAATACTTCATTCACGACATCAAACGTAAATTTATCACCCACCTCAAATTCTACTGCGCCGGCATCTATATCGATAGATAACTCACCTAAGCTGGTTGTATATTCCTCATCATCGTTGTAATAAACATTAAAGCGCTCTTCTTCTTGCCCCGAAACACTCCCGGTAATTAAGAATTCAGAAGAGTTGATCGCTAGGACTTCCCAGCTTTGTTCTTGTACGCTGTCTGTATTAATATTTACATTGATTCCCCCAGTACCTACATTATTACTATTAGGAATGAGGTTCATTACATGGGCAGGAGTACCTTTGTTCTCTTTGTCACTAGTGACGAGAACAGTTACCGTTTCAATTTCTTCAGGCTGTTCGTTAAGATCTTGATCGATGAGCTGAATGGTGATGTCGTCACCCGTTTCATAACTAACAACTGAACTATTGTTACTACTTAAAAAAGTCAATATTCCTGTAGATGTATGTACAGAGGGTATGCCACCGTTTCCAGAAGAACTGTTTAACCAAGCAGAATAATTAACTGTTGAATTGTTAGGTGAGTAGATGAAACTGAGACTTTGAGGATTGACTGCGTTTTCAATCTCGGCTGTTTCTTCCTCTCCCCACCAATTGAATCGTGCATTGATTGCTAAATTAGTTAAATTTCGAATTGCGTAACTCTGGTTTCCTTCAATATCATTGTATTGAATATTCGCCCGTACACTTCCACTTATCTCAATACCATAACTATTGTTGTTTGATATATTATTATTAGTAATATCAAACGTGCCTACAATGTCTTCATCATTGTAGTCCACAGATAAACCTGCACCGTTATTAGTAATTATGTTATTACGAAATACAGGTAAAACTCTACCGGACAAGCTAACACCAGTACCAATATTGCCATTAATTGTATTACCTTCAATAACTGGCGCTATATCCCAGTCGCTAATAATATTTAACCCGCCGCCTTCAAAGGCTCCGTTCCCGTAATCATAAGGTGAATATATCCCGAAACCACGAACTGTATTGCCGGTAACACTCAATTCCACATCGCCTGCACTTGAGATACTCAAGACTAGGCCTTGATAACCTGGGCCAATGATAATGTTATCTGATATATTGAAGTCTAACGGCTGCTCTTCATAGTAAGAGGAAGAAATGAATACTCCTTCGGTTTTATCAATAGTATTCTCTGAAAAATCAAGGTAGTAAGACATACCATAAAAATTGAGATAACCGATGTCATCAAAAACATTCCCATTAAATGTTACTTTGGAAAAATAATTCAAGAAAATATCGCCTGTATCTGAAATGATATTGTCGCTGAAATTTACTGTTCCAGATTCGCCATAAGCTTCGATAGCCCTGTAAGTTATATTACTGAATTCAGAGTTTTTTATCGTTACATCACATTCGTAACAAGAATAGAAATTTAGACCCTCTTTACTATCTTTGAAAACTGAATGGTCGATATTGAGTTTTGCCTCCTCATCATTAAAATACAAATTAAGAGCGGCTTCAGCATTTTTAATTTCTGTATGACTTATAGTTAAATCGCCAGACTCGTATAAGCGCAGTCCGCCCCAGTCTGAATTTGAAGGGATATCACTTAATGATTTTAAACTTATAGGGGCATCCACATTACCCAGAAATTGGATCGTGCCTTCTATGAAAATTTCTGTTTTGTTATAATAATTCCCGTTTCCACTGTAATCAGTATCGGGCAAAAATAATACTTCCGTACCAGCCTGTAATGTGAGAGTACTATCTCTATTCACATTAATATCACCAAGAATAAGATAAGGACTATTTGCTGGTGTCCATACTGTGTCTTGTGTATAGTTTTGAGCTCTCAAAACTGTTGTAGCGTAATGTGTTTCAGCTCGAATCTCATCTTCAAGGTCGTTTACTGTTACTTCATCGCTATAAAAAGCGCGTAACTTATCCCCGGTATATAAATCTAAGATTCCATCATCTGCATTTACACTGCCATCTGTATTCACGACTACAGATGAAACAAACACCCCACTATCTGCAGAGGTTTCCGTGAGTATCACACGCTCCCCTGTTACCACCTC
The nucleotide sequence above comes from Alteromonas naphthalenivorans. Encoded proteins:
- the tnpB gene encoding IS66 family insertion sequence element accessory protein TnpB (TnpB, as the term is used for proteins encoded by IS66 family insertion elements, is considered an accessory protein, since TnpC, encoded by a neighboring gene, is a DDE family transposase.), encoding MKMFVEPADVYLYMDIVDFRKSINDLIVVVEQNMELNAFRDALFVFCNKKRDKLKILYWDKTGFALWYKRLEKHRFKWPVDANLQHLNVSEQQLQWLLSGYDVIGHQPLHYNASGL
- a CDS encoding right-handed parallel beta-helix repeat-containing protein; the protein is MKRNFTLGFTACVALVTSLQLSAADTGRLNFTDASNQIVKSIQKGDALFLKLSDSDLNTNANLRETVEVVATSLLENQGTPAQIIDFVANSSNNGNGTINVRINSNEVEAQSWELLALSNYEFLVTGSKTGREEQYFFTYNDNTYTTSSGHISIDFEEGDIDFALGDKFTFTVAPEVVTGERVILTETSADSGVFVSSVVVNTDGSVNADDGILDLYTGDKLRAFYSDEVTVNDLEDEIRAETHYATTVLRAQNYTQDTVWTPANSPYLILGDINVNRDSTLTLQAGTEVLFLPDTDYSGNGNYYNKTEIFIEGTIQFLGNVDAPISLKSLSDIPSNSDWGGLRLYESGDLTISHTEIKNAEAALNLYFNDEEAKLNIDHSVFKDSKEGLNFYSCYECDVTIKNSEFSNITYRAIEAYGESGTVNFSDNIISDTGDIFLNYFSKVTFNGNVFDDIGYLNFYGMSYYLDFSENTIDKTEGVFISSSYYEEQPLDFNISDNIIIGPGYQGLVLSISSAGDVELSVTGNTVRGFGIYSPYDYGNGAFEGGGLNIISDWDIAPVIEGNTINGNIGTGVSLSGRVLPVFRNNIITNNGAGLSVDYNDEDIVGTFDITNNNISNNNSYGIEISGSVRANIQYNDIEGNQSYAIRNLTNLAINARFNWWGEEETAEIENAVNPQSLSFIYSPNNSTVNYSAWLNSSSGNGGIPSVHTSTGILTFLSSNNSSVVSYETGDDITIQLIDQDLNEQPEEIETVTVLVTSDKENKGTPAHVMNLIPNSNNVGTGGINVNINTDSVQEQSWEVLAINSSEFLITGSVSGQEEERFNVYYNDDEEYTTSLGELSIDIDAGAVEFEVGDKFTFDVVNEVLTGEQIELTETQANSGVFTSEVFVNSDGDAVNADGILNVNKGDRLRAIYEDEADDWGLFSYVKSEAYRATTVLSGQTLHEDTNWNAYGSPYLVLGDISTDSGTLLTLEPGTEILFVPYYDDQISGNYRNRSELIVKGNLDLLGSEDEPVVLRSIRDRGRSSEWGGIFLEMSSRFKMDHTKLYNSYIGVRSDNYSPNSSFIITNSEIVNTRVGMELPGYCECVVEISDSEFSNISSDFMSGYLESTTLVFENNTVNNVGQTSLRYLQSVTFNNNVMTGQKNIYFDSVTEDFTFRNNIMQNGGGIILEMGYGSEEFGEIAIDGNYISGTGSNGLRVSTYTSLAKNPSITNNHISGFGSVFDYGYDDLYYEGYGLSFFAYEDVTPSITENSVKNNLGEGIRLSGHVRPVLENNVIVNNGIGLVNSFDGDEGNGTFSITNNTISGNKDSGILLLNNAEPVIQYNDIADNAGYGVENQSTSNIDARFNWWGEEAIAELQRSTASTNLSFIYDKYDESYYGKLNFLGYQLGASSDSDGDGIVGQYDNCPLMSNPLQEDYDNDGLGDACDIDDDGDGVVDSQDAFPLDATEYQDSDNDGMGDNYELLIGFDPHNPDSNGNGILDGNENLTLLSTIHHVTSVSDTSGDGVDELAVTYEAINGDVTTSIINGVTQAEIKLLKYPNNFSQFTVHKFADMNNNGASEIGLFGVIEDANTNAGLRSKLMVKDVKTGATVQNYSWAGNWTQVHFTPLADLNDDGVVEVGMQGLFYIGDRPQLLIRDGVSSQALHKYSFPALMNNAKYLQLSDMNGDEVPEVGMLGRLKTNNKIQVKVISGTDSTNKMPAYNFGDNWEDDEWVTLEDIDFDGENDVALYGRRTDTGQVQLFTKSGVSRVGTLGIYSWPNDFVSHEPVIVPDVNADSISEIAVGGLRESSNRYQIIVKNGTDRNDTMFSIGWPNNVTGGRFVAIEDFDGDEVVDIGLLGQTASGTFELSIKNLFNVKVSTFNLGSDWLKRPTLTVVPDITGNGYNDIIVYGENLYGQHKLEVLSDLH
- the tnpC gene encoding IS66 family transposase produces the protein MNIDIESLPDDPATLKKVLSQVMSRYQYLEEQFRISQHKQFGQSAEGHPGQGELFNEAEALAVESDTQEEAISYTRKKPTRKPLPKGLPREVIVHDISDEEKVCGCCAGELHRIGEDKSEKLQFIPAQVKVIEHVRPKYACRTCEKDGISNTVKQAPVPHSVIPKGYATPSLLSQIITSKYQYGLPLYRQESMFKQHGIELSRKTMADWIIRCAELFKPLYDQLHQHILKQPVIAADETTLKVVESEKVNSYMWLYASGADSPTGNISGTEIPNIVLYDYHNSRAGQCAVDFLKGYSGYLQVDGYQGYEQTQAILIGCWAHARRKFMEAKKGAGKKGSGKADWALNHIQKLYRLETQLKDKTVEVRYITRQEKSVPLLSQLHMWLMKSAQQVLPKTKLGEAIQYCLNQWKKLERYTLGGLLSIDNNRAERGIKPFVIGRKNWLFSQTATGANASAVLYSIIETAKANDLNVFEYVMTCLDELSKPDVDIEQLLPWQFAKR
- the tnpA gene encoding IS66 family insertion sequence element accessory protein TnpA; protein product: MAHHQRREVEDWLNLFEQQKQSGLTAVAFCRQQQINVQTYYTRRRDIRLQRTHSKFVHVKREVTKVESHTDETGGELLLQLGSAHLSVPTNVSPHWLATVMKALAE
- a CDS encoding glycosyltransferase family 2 protein, with translation MLGQASIDVASRGVVSGWLVAESGTDTFLCVNGEKKAKIDTFHRRQDVVDAGITDTDCGFSIDVRNILLEYQDEVVLSIENNGNVLVEQPLVLPSIKNLIANPTFSISSLNQIKHWKLNFYHRIGATFNSFISPKSLKFSDGYYTRLSFADTHNTRSQVELTPEVEFSDVLNPLQLALVAKASQETNLHIRIVSKDSRSIIYDDIFTLTNEWRHHVSSIPSEFISDLREGAAELKICTKHYGRRFVDFAFAYLAEDAVNIQLPERADVTVDSYSEEIESGKNLIANGDLSSWEKGIRFEKLNRVQELADNWFLEFSKTNKEKIAVAAVSDNSQKDPLQETLTSKFGLRVRASQNLEGYARILLPFDRIALNTVQHVLSIDVEPTNLSKRLVLPRVYLIARDAVNETAVADFVRKQTVTDRTTLQFELSASQVEKIQTKARSLPVFNIVVDIPSGADFTLYSVLLQEQSSSPVVESKNDEAVSALNIPFAFEDDCINQQLNVLKGLEEWATGKPFEQAASNVASSAKNDFKGTTSLAEFDEKVFSLVPHKLARPTRHFPLVDIIVPVYNACDDVLLCLSALIEKTDLLHRVIVVNDGDDERTATMLAAFNNAFNHLEVVTNPQNMGYTKSVNIGVKHSNADWVVVLNSDTIVSEGWLGKLMNCALSDDSVGMVGALSNAASWQSVPLIHDKNGDWNLNPLPTGTSVDEMANLVAEYSTRAYPDVGVINGFCQLINMNLLDKIGLLDEQAFPVGYGEENDMCARAVKAGFKLLIADDTYVFHAKSKSFGHEKRKVLAKQGSAALKKKHPDVDWGAVTKKIFEHPALVELREDLAKALSK